From the Xiphophorus maculatus strain JP 163 A chromosome 20, X_maculatus-5.0-male, whole genome shotgun sequence genome, one window contains:
- the nuak2 gene encoding NUAK family SNF1-like kinase 2 gives MDGPHAAHFPPDGNSHFGKTPSQLPARRQAVKRHHHKHNLKHRYEFLESLGKGTYGKVKKAKERSGRLVAVKSIRKEKIKDEQDLVHIRREIEIMSSLCHPHIITIYEVFENKDKIVIVMEYASQGDLYDYICDKKNLSEYEARHFFRQIVSAVHYCHQNGIVHRDLKLENILLDGNGNVKIADFGLSNLYHSDEYLQTFCGSPLYASPEIVNGRPYRGPEVDTWSLGVLLYTLVHGTMPFDGLNHKILVQQISTGNYRKPSKPSDACGLIRWMLMVNPERRATIVEVAGHWWLNWGYQQALLCERKNGLTEQTNSLVSTSNPTGLTTVASWLRRTSRPLLENGSKMRCLLRSQVGGGDVVRQRSLRRSQKENNVSQAVNETITDSRPYKGILKRRNSAKQKAIHESPNVGVVNSQITSAAALPRKGILKKPVEKESGYYYSSPEHSDSGWVPQTKECPSAPTSRKGILKRNGKFSSGGLQEFGSLDQLAASLPIGVTRSRPSEAISEDSILSSESFDQLDLPDHVRAPTQSDKPAKTSMRGSVSADNLLDIAEDRILADGVLRPWDCYRSRVADSAFSISDCDNVTETYKQAMVKRGSAAS, from the exons ATGGATGGCCCACACGCTGCCCATTTCCCACCCGATGGCAACTCTCATTTCGGGAAAACTCCGTCCCAGCTGCCCGCGAGGAGGCAAGCCGTGAAAAGACACCATCACAAACACAACCTGAAGCACAGGTACGAGTTCCTGGAGTCTCTGGGCAAAGGGACCTACGGAAAGGTGAAGAAAGCCAAGGAAAGATCTGGCAGACTG gtggCTGTAAAATCGATCAGAAAGGAGAAGATCAAAGATGAGCAAGACCTGGTTCATATTCGGCGAGAAATTGAGATTATGTCCTCACTGTGTCACCCCCACATCATAACCATATATGAAG TTTTTGAGAACAAGGACAAAATTGTGATAGTGATGGAGTATGCGAGCCAGGGGGATCTGTACGACTACATCTGCGACAAGAAAAACCTCTCCGAATACGAAGCTAGGCACTTCTTCAGGCAAATCGTATCTGCTGTGCACTACTGCCATCAG AATGGAATAGTACACAGGGACCTGAAACTGGAGAATATTTTACTAGATGGCAACGGCAACGTGAAG ATTGCAGATTTTGGGTTGTCCAACCTCTACCACAGCGATGAATATCTTCAGACGTTTTGTGGCAGCCCTTTATACGCGTCCCCAGAGATCGTCAATGGACGGCCGTACCGTGGGCCCGAGGTCGACACCTGGTCCCTTGGTGTACTGTTATACACATTGGTTCATGGCACCATGCCATTTGATGGGCTTAACCACAAAATCCTGGTCCAGCAGATTAGCACAGGGAACTACCGGAAACCAAGCAAACCATCTG ATGCTTGTGGACTCATTCGTTGGATGCTCATGGTGAATCCCGAGCGCAGAGCTACAATTGTGGAGGTTGCGGGACATTGGTGGCTGAACTGGGGCTACCAGCAGGCGCTGCTCTGTGAGAGGAAAAACGGTTTGACAGAACAAACCAATTCACTGGTGTCTACATCAAATCCCACTGGGCTTACCACTGTTGCTAGTTGGCTGCGGCGTACATCCAGGCCTTTACTGGAGAATGGCTCCAAGATGCGCTGCCTGCTCCGCTCGCAGGTTGGCGGAGGTGATGTAGTCCGGCAGCGCTCTCTACGAAGGTCTCAAAAGGAGAATAATGTCTCGCAGGCGGTTAATGAAACAATCACAGACTCCCGGCCCTATAAGGGTATTCTAAAGAGGCGCAATAGTGCAAAACAGAAAGCAATACATGAAAGCCCGAATGTGGGTGTGGTGAATTCCCAGATCACTTCTGCTGCAGCGCTGCCACGTAAAGGCATTCTCAAGAAACCCGTAGAGAAAGAGTCgggttattattattcttctcCTGAACACAGTGATTCTGGCTGGGTGCCACAAACCAAAGAGTGTCCTTCAGCTCCAACCAGTAGAAAAGGTATCCTCAAGCGAAATGGAAAGTTCTCTTCCGGTGGGCTTCAAGAGTTTGGCTCTCTGGATCAGCTGGCAGCTTCTTTACCAATAGGAGTCACCAGGTCCAGACCAAGCGAAGCCATCAGTGAAGACAGCATTCTGTCCTCGGAGTCCTTTGATCAGCTGGACCTGCCGGACCACGTGAGAGCCCCGACACAATCGGACAAACCGGCCAAAACCAGCATGAGAGGCAGCGTCTCTGCAGACAATCTATTGGACATAGCTGAGGACAGGATTCTGGCTGACGGAGTGCTGAGACCGTGGGACTGTTACAGGTCCAGAGTGGCCGACAGCGCCTTCTCAATCAGTGACTGCGATAATGTGACAGAAACTTACAAACAGGCCATGGTTAAACGGGGATCTGCAGCAAGCTAA